The Rhipicephalus sanguineus isolate Rsan-2018 chromosome 10, BIME_Rsan_1.4, whole genome shotgun sequence genome segment TAGGACTTTTTTGCGGCCTTTCGGCCTTTCCTCAGGAAGTGGCTGGTTCTGATCATTGGGCTTGTGATATGCAGGCAGAGCCGGGCATCAAATCAGTCCTCGTTGGCGGCAGCGAGCGAGGACTCCGGGGATTCTCTGCTGATGCTCGGGGGTAGTACAGACGAGGTGAACCTGGACTGGGGTTGTGATCCCAATGAGCCCCGGTACTGCATCTGCAATCAGGTGTCCTATGGCGACATGGTCGCCTGTGACAACGACGATGTGAGTATACCACTGAATGAATTACTGAAAGCGGATCTAGTTGTTTATTTAGTAGCGTTCTTGCCGCAAAAGACAGAAATATTGTCGGGCAGATTAGATGGTAAACTTGAGTAAGTGTTGTTCGAGTTTAGATTGAGGGGGAAGAAAACATGAAAACCAATTGTTCTTCTGTTCTCTCTTTTGCAGTGTCCCTTTGAGTGGTTTCACTACCAGTGCGTGGGCATCACACAGCCTCCGAAGGGCAAGTGGTTTTGTCCACAGTGTACGTCAGCCATGAAGCGGAGGGGACGCAAGGATCGCTAAACGGGTTTAAGAATAAAGAGGACATTGTCAGTGTTGTTGAATTCTTGTGCGCTGTCCTTCCCTTGAATGAGTACTGACGCATGTTTTGAAAGCTGTAAACGTACAAGACATGCTTCTCAGATGTAGAAAAATATGGGTGCGCATATTTGACGCGTGACAGAATGTAAGTGAAGAGCGTATGTGCCTGGCGGTTGTTGCTAAGATGTAGGTCCAGACATGCCACCCCCCACAAGTGCACTGCTTCCAGTGAATGGTAAtggctccaatttttttttctgttctggtATAGGGTACTGTTCTTGTGGGATTTCGGTGGCACTTCCACATCTATTTCTAACATAAAACCTTGCACGGAGGCTCCTCTTTCTGCAATGACGCTTTTAAACAGTCTAAAATTTCATTGCAGCAGGCTGCCCTGGCGTCAGTGGCAGTATCAGAACGTCGTGACATGGAGCAGAACTTGCTAACATCACATTAAATGTAGATAAAGGTTCCGAACACATTTCTTTTGGTTGTGTGCTCGTGCAACTGTTGCAATTCTTAGAGAGTTTTAGTAGTGCATACGTAGCATAGGTGTCTGCAAGGTTAACAGTCAGGAGAGGCGACGGTCCATCGCAGCCCCCCCCATTActaaagtcaaagtatggggcagattttgtggcCCCCCTCAGAGGTAActaggggggggcggccaccccccttgCGCACGGCTATGGTAGGGCGCATGCACAGAACTTCTGCTCATGTGCACTATGCGAAATGCAGCGTTCTCTATGTATGCAGTACTTAACTCGCTATTGAAGTATCAGTCTGAGCCAATGCATCACGACATCCAGCTCCTGATTACAGAAAGCAACATGTTTGTAAATGTTGCAGTAAGTTATTTACCGTGCTCTGACGCTTTCCCAAGTTTGCCAGGGATAAAACCATTTAACGCAAAACTGTGTCCAGTGAGAAATGTGGTATCTAAAATCTCTCGGTGCCTTACTGCAAGAATGATACGTTTATTCATGTCCCGTTGGCCATTGCTAAGGCTTGTGAAAGTAATTTGTATGCAGATGAGGTGGGTACTTAGTAGCTTAGTTGACTGAACCATGAATGAAGTTGAAAGCTGCATGCTTCGAACTGTTCCATTTCACATTTACTCACCGTGGTGCTGTTGAATGTGAGGTTGCGGGTGCGATGGCCAACAGCAGCAGTTATGCTCCAATAGATGCAGAATGCACTAACACTTCTGCACTTAGATGTGTCATCATTAGAGGCCAGatatttaggcattaaaaaagtgcgttttaggtgccaaaaataaGCAGGCAGAACAaagttttaggcctccaacatcgtaaatataggcacaataaacttttacataaatgcaaataacttcaaATGAGGACGTGTGcaacctgtatctacgacaggaaagcaaaaaatgTTATTGGTTTTGTTGACAAGggcaccaacagttgaacatagccatgCAAGTGTCCTTTGTCCCGCACAGTTAGCAGAACATggtctctctctgtttattttgtAGCACAGTGAGCCAAATGTCCACTGTTGATTCAACACGCTCCTGAGAGTCTTTCTTTTCAGCATGACTTTCTCAggacagagcaggagcagatagccagactgcttaaagaccagaagggaggatGCCTCCTACTGGCCGTGTCGAATCACTTAGAGCCAATTTTTCCCCTGCGGGAGAACACTTTAAAATGTAAATTACAAAcgaaacaaaagccgcgtgcacatcacatttttctttctttcactcttcgCTCTCCTTTCCTTTGACAGCTGTCCACGGTTTCACGTTTGCCAACTGCTCGCGCCACGTCAGTGCAGCGGCGTATGCTGTCTGGCGcatcccacttcactgctgctaacgGTTGTTTTCCAGgtgttggttgaactagaggactaggctgAACCCGTAGAGTTCCAAACAGTCAATATTGCCCGGTATCATGTATAACAGTCTCAAACGGCACCCGGAAGTGAAACTTGAGGCCAAATAGTGTTCGTATACAGGCACCGATTTTGAAAATAAGCATTTATATGCATttgtaggcatttaggcacaaacgtcaaaagaggcatttataggcactataaaaacattaTAAAACTCCTTAACctttaattcatgctcatatatcaaagtggggcgaTAGAAGCACAATAAGCAAAATAGGCCTTCGCCTAAAgtccggtctctagtcatcatCCTAAATCATATATTGTTCCATGTAACTGGAACTAATCGGACTAGTTGATGTCTAAGCATGGAGGAGTAATCTCAAGTGTACATTTTAGAATTGGAATTACGCAAATGCTCAAAATGCCAGTGAAACAACACAGTGCAATAGAgcactatatatattttttcctaAATTTCGTTTTATTCCTAATAAccagccccaccacggtggtttagtggttatggcgctcgactgctgacctgaaggtcgcaggatcgaatcctagccgcggcgcttgcattttcgatggaggcgaaatgttgaggcccgtgtacttggatttaggtgcacgttgaagaaccccaggtggtcgaaatttccggagccctccactacggcgtccttcataataatatggcaggcccgtagccaggtaaggcccggggggcccggccccccccccagaaattttcatgatacatggtgttttaccgaaaataaataatgaaaataggcgtttttctcaaatagtcaaggctttcagcaagtggccccccccccgaaaaaaattcctggctacgggcctgtcatATGGTAGCTTTGGGGCATTAaaacgcagatattattattcctaATAACCAAATAATAACCAAAGAAATGgtaacaactccttcatttatgtTTATTTCGATAAAAACCAAATAAAACAGAGTGCTGGGGTCATAACTGTCAGCACTTCAGCGAATGCTGACAGTTTACACAATGTGGAGCCACATACGGTCGAAATATAACCTGAAGCTTCCTCCCTGCTGCAGCACTCATGTTTTGTTTGAATGTAAACTAAGTAATCCAATTTTTATTAACTTTTGTTTGCATTTTTGGGAATGCGAGAAAGTTGAATGGAGCTGCTGGGTGCTTGTCACTTGCCAGAAACGTGATGGAGTTCTTGTGGTGGGCTCAGTTGTGCGTCATTTTCGTGTTTGTGCTCCTGAGggcaaaaaaaaagttggacACTGTTAGGTAATAGTGCACACTAGACAAAAATGTGCAACTTTTATGATTTGAAGCTATTATCTGCTGCAGCTATTAAGTAGCAATAACTAAGCTGTCACTGTGCATTTGAGAGTTGCATGATATCACCCTTTTCTTAACAAAACTAATTAACTATATGGTGACCAATTTGAGGAAGCACACTGTTGTATTGTTTGTAGGGTAAAACAAATTGTTAGAGTCTGAAGAGACTATCTGGCAGGCATTCATACTGGGAAGGCAAACATTGCTAATGTCATTATTACACTCCCGTTTGTGTAGTATTATGCTTGAATAGGCGATAAGTAAGTGTTTGCGATCCATTTGTACTCTGATAGAAACAGAAAAAGATAATGCTATTCTGTTTTTATCAATGCAACATTCACATTGCTGATGCCTCTAGAACTGTTGCATTAAGTCCTCCAAAACAACCATCATATATTTAACAATATGAATGATGGACCAGGTTGTTTAAATGCAGTGCGAGTACAGTGGCATGCAAAAATGGCTTCATACCCAACTTCAACTGGAGTCATCCCCTCTCATAACTCTAATCCCCTTTATTGCTTGGAGATATAAGGTACAATAGATCAATTAGTTATTATTTGAATTACTAGCGGTTAATGGAGACTTGTTCTGTCTTTTGTCTCAAAAATGCTGTATTATTATTACTAAAGTATATTAGTCAAGGTCATGCTAAACAGCAGTCTTAAGAAGAGCCAGTTGCTTCTGCATGAGGTGATTAAACTGCTACCACAATAAGTCCTTTTATCCTCTTCAGGTGCTACATCCACATATTTGGATGCAGCTTGTTTTTTCCAGTTTTTTGGACCAGTGGCCAAGACAGTGCAAGATATATATTGTGCATAGGATGAATTTACCCTTTTGCACAATCACTGTAGCTTTACTTAATCCCAGTGTGCTGCATATGACTGCAGCCGACCACTTCGGTAAAAGCACTACGATGTTTGACGGTTTGGTtgacatgctgcattccaagaGCATCAAAGGTATATTAACTTCTTTTGTTCTAAATGAATACAACCAATAAcacattgcgcatgcattttgagcctacgatttgattctttttatgtaaAAGTGAAGTACTACTGAATGCAGTACCATTAAATATTTAATCGCATGCTAATTAGGGTTAATTGCTAAACCCCACACAAAACATATTCATTTGCTTTCTAGGAATGTAATATCGAGTGCTTTAGAATTATGTTGTGTGAATctgacacatttgcagacagtcgaTGATAATTTGTGCCTGAAGGGAATTTGTGCTTGTTAGCCTGGCATAATCGTGCTAAATATTTAAGGCCGTATGCCATATATAGTGCTTCGAAATAATGAATTGCGTGTATTATGAAGAGAATGCAATTCTTGCGAAACAGACCTGACGACCTGAAGCGGCGTTTGTACGGTTATAACGAACTGACGTTTATAACGAAGAAGAGCTGTTACAATTTTTTCAAGGATGAATTACGTTAAATAGAGCTGTGAATACGCGCTGCGCAGAATCAACTGCCACGAAACTATTGCTTCAGACTTACGGTGAGAACACTTCCGCACAGCTCATGGCGTATAAGAGCGACAGCACCGGCGCCCGCTTTTGCTCATTCTTTGCGCCCTACTCTCTAACCTCCTCCCCACTTCATTGGCCCGCCAAGCGAGCGCATCTACGGAAATGCGCCGGAGCGCATGCGGCCCGCGCGTCCCGTTTCCGACACGCCCCGGCGGTGCGCCCGTGACGACGAGTCATCACGTGACTCTCTCTCGACCAATTGACGTGCGGGCGCGCAACGCGTCGCCTTCCCGCAAAAGCCTGGACGGTCGCCATCTTGCTCGCGAGGAGAGGTCGAAGGGCTCTCGTTTTTCGGACCGCCCGGCGTGTAGCTGCTGCAGACGCTTCTTCGCGAAGGGATTCGGTGTTCGGGATTGTCGTGATGGAGAACAACGGCAACGCCAACAATGGTGCACAGCAGGCCGCCGTGCAACTGGAAGTCGGCGCACCCGTGCGCCCGTTCGATCCGGCGTCTCACGACTTGGACCCCGGTTTCAGGCTGACGCGGTTCGCCGATCTGAAAGGATGAGGGTGTAAAGTCCCCCAGGATTCGCTAACTAAACTCCTGGAGGGACTCCTACaactcggcgacggcgatggaCCGTGCCAGCAGCGCCAGTATTTTCAAGTCCAGGGCATGCCACGTTCGGGTGAGCGCCCGAATACGAGTTTCACGCTGCTCATCCACACTGATCTGTGATCGTgctgtgcatgtttgtgtgtgtgcggctTGATATAGATCCCCGTGTGTTCATCGCAGGCTCGGGTATCGAATGCAGCTTGACTCCACTGAGGCACGGTGGGCTGTCGTTGGTGCAAAGCGTCGACTACTTGTATCCGCTGGTTGAAGACCCCTATGTCATGGTGAGGCACGCGGTTGCGCGACGATGATATCGTGTTTCTGATTGTTGTTAAAAACATGCCATTACTCATCTGTTCTCGGAATCTGCGTATCTGTACAGGTTTTTATCATTCTGAGATGTCTGTCATCGGTGTCTGCGGAAAACCAAGCCAGTTGTACGTACTGTGCAATTGAAAAGGCCTTGAACGCTCACTAGTGAGAGGAACTCTTAATCGTGGCCTTTCTGTGTTGTTTAAACGATAAATCAATCCGggtgtcacgcgggcactttcgatcgctaTGAGCCCCGACGATGATCGAGTTATCTCAACCGCGATTGGCTCTCTTTGCATCTTTGCAAACAAGCCGATCAAGATAAAGAAACCGATCGTAATCGAAAGTGCGTCATGTAACACGTCCGTAGAAGACGTGGAAGCATCATTTCGCTGCTCAGTTATGTTGTCCACTACCCATTTTACCGCTGTGTGACAGAGGTGCCACTAAAAAGTAACACAGTtgtctatagacgtcagactctgcccaggcggcgctgcgaaaaacaccgccaccagcgccctcatcgtagccctggcactaactgggtagtgcaaagagagccgcccgcaagcgaatgtgcataggccgcaatataaccctcctctttcgttggtgtcgaggcgcggtttcctgaaaatcaaggacctggaaagcttcttccaccaatccacgcttcagaaacaaaggaagctgatcaaagcgaactgcgagaccaatgcaaaataagttttagttattcccgcgcgctgcaactcgcaagtacaagcgagcatcacacgacaccgagttcgaggcaagccctccgacatccgttctctagagcctaactacgttaaaatcgggtatatacgtatgccacagcgataaagtacctacatacacgatcaatttactgaactatgcatcttacgatcagtggtacaaaactcggttcatcaggggcgaactccggcgattttcgccttttcagttgcatttaCCCTTAAttaatctctcgcttcctgtgcattggagtgttttattacgcatcctcaaatggtctcttgatggtcgtcttccgtttgtatgtactgcaaatggggatacgtgcgtgtccactttcgcggggtacaaccaaaggcaaaaccatggcgtccgagatagctacggcaaccgcggaggacgcGGGCGAAACaaaccaacattctgcgatttacttgtatgacgcacgtggtgttagctagttagaaccagaactctaagccttcaaaacgtacgcacgtccgcgatgctgtgttgtgacgaccaactcgtcgcggtgtgcgtatcacgcgtctccagtctgcctctagctgctcagtTACaggacaagcaccgcggtcagagcctctgctgagattcatagtcaaggttaccacggttttgcatcagggctacgcaaaacaacagcagagccacacattcatgtcaccggctgtggagaacgcgggtacttcgcttacccaacacgctcgcaacggcccgtatccagcgctctcgcctttcttcttcgtacgacaactatggaaatcggtaaaactgaacgttgttattccgtcttttacgtccgtggcaattcacaacgcaacagtgcgtcttttgcggagttccttcgtagcgtgcggagggctctcgtctgctgctgttttcgccgtcgttcaggcgagcgatccagcaagcacttcacgacggctcggtagCGCGTCCGACTTGCGGagaacaattcacagctctcgttctaagtgctaaatgcgcaaacacacgcgatattaagctcaatcgttgtttcgcactcgctagttgcacctggtcccatagcaaactgtgcgagagagtcggtctatgcactactcaatacttctccgacaggtggcgccacacatcttggaaactccagagtctgacgtctatgggtGTGAAAAACATAAGTTGACCTGGTTTTGTCAGCACCATACAAACTATGGAAAATGTCGACGTACATCCAAAAGCTGAACTATGTAAGCCGTCACTTTCCTGTTCCTTTTGCAGGGCAAGATTGTGTGCGCCAGCGTCTTGAGTGGTCTGTATGCGCACGGTGTGACTGAGTGTGACAATGTGCTGTTAGTGTTGGGTGTGAGCAGCAAGCTGACGGACAAAGAGCGCGATGTGGTGTTGTCGCTGTTGGTGCGTGGCTTTCGGGATGCGGCTTCTCTGGCTGGTACCAGTGTGACCGGCGGACAGACAGCTCTCAACCCCTGGCTCATCATCGGTGGATGTGCGACGAGCTGCTGCCATCCGGCAGAGTTCATATCGTAAGCACAGCCCCGGTTCCACTGGAATGGTTGACTTCTTTAGAAAGCCAtcgtggtggcttagtggctatGGAATGGCAGTGCTGAGTACCAGTGCACAGGTTGACAAATTATTAGGTGTAGCGTAGTAAATAT includes the following:
- the LOC119407130 gene encoding inactive selenide, water dikinase-like protein, translating into MENNGNANNGAQQAAVQLEVGAPVRPFDPASHDLDPGFRLTRFADLKGUGCKVPQDSLTKLLEGLLQLGDGDGPCQQRQYFQVQGMPRSGSGIECSLTPLRHGGLSLVQSVDYLYPLVEDPYVMGKIVCASVLSGLYAHGVTECDNVLLVLGVSSKLTDKERDVVLSLLVRGFRDAASLAGTSVTGGQTALNPWLIIGGCATSCCHPAEFISADNAVVGDVLVLTKPLGVQVAVSALQWLEQPERWNRVRLVVAEEDVHKACHRARDSMARLNRTAALLMHKYNAHGATDVRSGGLLGHAQLLARAQKNDVSFVIHNLPVLAKMAAVAKACGSTFQLLQGFCPETSGGLLICLPREQAAAYCKDIEKQEGYQAWIIGIVEKGCRTARIIDKPRVIEVPSKDREGELW